Proteins from a single region of Nocardiopsis dassonvillei subsp. dassonvillei DSM 43111:
- a CDS encoding winged helix-turn-helix transcriptional regulator has product MTDTGQAAHDDIGITAPHRELLNQILDKWSMEVLNVLCERPSRFNELRRAIPSVTQKSLTATLRRLERNGIVHRAVVGSRPVAVEYRITPLGKTLRHPVDVLLDWISAHTPEIERARERFDLEQDGG; this is encoded by the coding sequence ATGACGGATACCGGGCAGGCAGCCCACGACGACATCGGCATCACCGCGCCGCACCGCGAGCTCCTCAACCAGATCCTGGACAAGTGGTCGATGGAGGTGCTCAACGTGCTCTGCGAGCGCCCCTCGCGCTTCAACGAACTGCGCCGCGCGATCCCCTCGGTGACCCAGAAGTCGCTCACCGCGACCCTGCGCCGCCTCGAACGCAACGGCATCGTGCACCGCGCGGTGGTCGGCTCGCGGCCGGTCGCCGTCGAGTACCGGATCACCCCGCTGGGCAAGACGCTCCGGCACCCGGTGGACGTGCTGCTCGACTGGATCTCGGCGCACACGCCCGAGATCGAGCGGGCACGCGAGCGCTTCGACCTCGAACAGGACGGCGGCTGA
- a CDS encoding SCO family protein, producing MTRSPLSRTVRGALAAAASLALVTSCAADPADTLAETEYFLDLSDEPMAASTVRLATVEGEPWTFADVADDRLTLLFFGYTSCPDVCPMTMAEINLALDQAGEEAGDYDVVMVSTDPGRDTDEQLRSWLDRFDPAFQGVRGDIDATVDAAADYGIPVEAPQESEGEYLVSHGGRIVVLLPDGRAAGMFDEGTEADQIAALLPELRGALL from the coding sequence ATGACCCGCTCTCCCCTCTCCCGCACGGTGCGCGGTGCGCTGGCCGCGGCGGCCTCACTGGCCCTGGTCACCTCCTGCGCCGCGGACCCGGCCGACACCCTGGCCGAGACCGAGTACTTCCTGGACCTGTCCGACGAGCCGATGGCCGCCTCCACCGTCCGGCTGGCCACGGTCGAGGGTGAACCCTGGACCTTCGCCGACGTCGCCGACGACCGCCTCACCCTGCTCTTCTTCGGCTACACCAGCTGCCCGGACGTGTGCCCGATGACCATGGCCGAGATCAACCTGGCCCTGGACCAGGCGGGGGAGGAGGCCGGGGACTACGACGTCGTCATGGTCAGCACCGACCCCGGGCGCGACACCGACGAACAGCTGCGCTCGTGGCTGGACCGCTTCGACCCGGCCTTCCAGGGGGTGCGCGGGGACATCGACGCCACGGTGGACGCCGCCGCGGACTACGGCATCCCGGTCGAGGCGCCCCAGGAGAGCGAGGGCGAGTACCTGGTCTCCCACGGGGGCCGGATCGTCGTCCTGCTCCCCGACGGCAGAGCGGCGGGCATGTTCGACGAGGGCACCGAGGCGGACCAGATCGCCGCACTCCTGCCCGAACTCCGGGGCGCGCTGCTGTGA
- a CDS encoding DUF4303 domain-containing protein yields the protein MDWDGFEADLTTELEGFARSCLARGGRVYAVAVYLFYAETCGRIMLPVFAAATEEWFEEHLAADRRQREHPPSPERDLRWDPADWPHQHFDADWSDPGAFWTWSRALTEAASGDGAWDGGPEEGEECDEEHWERVHDRYTDVVARACRGVAATLRRERTAPDGLVVVALDEGEELVPRTLTAPEIRRHFPHLDADHS from the coding sequence ATGGACTGGGACGGATTCGAGGCCGACCTCACCACGGAACTGGAGGGCTTCGCGCGCTCCTGCCTGGCGCGGGGCGGTCGCGTCTACGCGGTGGCGGTGTACCTGTTCTACGCCGAGACCTGCGGCCGGATCATGCTTCCCGTCTTCGCCGCCGCCACCGAGGAGTGGTTCGAGGAGCACCTGGCCGCCGACCGGCGGCAGCGGGAACACCCGCCGAGCCCGGAGCGGGACCTGCGCTGGGACCCCGCGGACTGGCCCCACCAGCACTTCGACGCGGACTGGTCCGACCCCGGGGCCTTCTGGACCTGGAGCAGGGCCCTGACCGAGGCCGCCTCCGGCGACGGGGCCTGGGACGGCGGCCCCGAGGAGGGCGAGGAGTGCGACGAGGAGCACTGGGAGCGGGTCCACGACCGCTACACCGACGTCGTCGCGCGGGCCTGCCGCGGGGTGGCCGCGACGCTGCGCCGTGAGCGGACCGCGCCCGACGGCCTCGTCGTGGTCGCCCTGGACGAGGGGGAGGAACTCGTGCCGCGCACGCTCACCGCCCCCGAGATCCGCCGACACTTCCCCCACCTGGACGCCGACCACAGCTGA
- a CDS encoding RidA family protein, whose product MAVQRFTPEGMMQPTPYHHVAVGTGTRHVHVSGQVARRADATPVAPGDLAGQVAQVLRNTAAGLAGAGATFDDVLRLTFYVTAWEPGKIDAFMAGVAEVAEEIGLPTPLPPSSLIGVDYLFEPDVLVEVEATALLD is encoded by the coding sequence ATGGCCGTTCAGCGTTTCACCCCCGAGGGCATGATGCAGCCCACCCCGTACCACCACGTCGCGGTCGGCACCGGTACGCGCCACGTGCACGTCAGCGGACAGGTCGCCCGCCGCGCCGACGCGACCCCGGTGGCCCCGGGCGACCTCGCCGGGCAGGTGGCCCAGGTGCTGCGCAACACCGCGGCGGGCCTGGCCGGGGCGGGAGCGACGTTCGACGACGTCCTGCGGCTGACCTTCTACGTCACGGCGTGGGAGCCCGGCAAGATCGACGCCTTCATGGCGGGGGTCGCCGAGGTGGCCGAGGAGATCGGTCTGCCGACGCCGCTGCCGCCCTCGTCGCTCATCGGCGTGGACTACCTCTTCGAACCCGACGTGCTCGTCGAGGTCGAGGCGACGGCCCTCCTCGACTGA
- a CDS encoding Dyp-type peroxidase, producing the protein MTGDAHEPPRFSRRGLLTAVGAAGIAGIGAGGLTGYASAAAGAEERDAPALDPARSRTGSREGRPPALLTPTPAHVRVVAVDVNAQDAADVRVAAREVLGAWSREARSLHERGPAALGEGAPSQGLHPASLGVTLGLGPSLLERAGLADRRPPHMEDLPAFDSDRLDPAWCGGDLMLHVGAEDPLVLSSAVDHLLRAARGRVGVRWSLSAFQRSAAAAADPAATPRNLMGQIDGTVNPRPDEALFATQVLASHTEPSLAWMDGGSYVVVRRIRMLLDDWFALETRRREDVIGRRLSDGAPLGGDREHDRPDLSARDGAGEPVIARDAHIRLASPESTLGARMLRRGFSYDLGWDADGRRQAGLLFTAWQADPRTGFTAVQRNLDEGGDALGAYVRHEGSALFAAPPVREGEPRVAHTLL; encoded by the coding sequence GTGACGGGGGACGCGCACGAACCGCCCCGTTTCTCCCGGCGCGGTCTGCTCACCGCCGTGGGGGCGGCGGGGATCGCCGGAATCGGCGCCGGAGGGCTGACGGGGTACGCCTCCGCCGCCGCGGGCGCGGAGGAACGGGACGCCCCCGCCCTCGACCCCGCCCGCTCCAGGACCGGCTCGCGGGAGGGACGCCCTCCCGCGCTGCTGACGCCCACGCCCGCGCACGTGCGGGTGGTGGCCGTGGACGTGAACGCCCAAGACGCGGCGGACGTGCGCGTGGCGGCGCGCGAGGTCCTCGGCGCCTGGAGCCGTGAGGCCCGTTCCCTGCACGAACGGGGCCCGGCCGCGCTCGGGGAGGGGGCGCCCTCCCAGGGCCTGCACCCCGCCTCGCTGGGGGTCACCCTCGGGCTGGGCCCCTCCCTGCTGGAACGCGCGGGGCTGGCCGACCGGCGTCCGCCGCACATGGAGGACCTGCCCGCCTTCGACTCCGACCGCCTCGACCCCGCCTGGTGCGGCGGCGATCTCATGCTGCACGTGGGAGCCGAGGACCCCCTGGTCCTCAGCTCCGCGGTCGACCACCTGCTGCGCGCGGCCCGGGGCCGGGTCGGGGTCCGCTGGTCGCTGTCCGCCTTCCAGCGGTCGGCCGCGGCCGCCGCCGACCCCGCCGCCACACCGCGCAACCTCATGGGCCAGATCGACGGGACGGTCAACCCGCGCCCCGACGAGGCCCTGTTCGCCACCCAGGTCCTGGCCTCCCACACCGAGCCGTCCCTGGCCTGGATGGACGGGGGGTCCTACGTGGTCGTGCGGCGCATCCGCATGCTGCTGGACGACTGGTTCGCCCTGGAGACCCGACGGCGCGAGGACGTCATCGGACGCCGCCTGTCCGACGGCGCGCCCCTGGGCGGGGACCGCGAGCACGACCGGCCCGACCTGTCGGCCAGGGACGGCGCGGGGGAGCCGGTCATCGCCCGTGACGCCCACATCAGGCTCGCCAGCCCCGAGAGCACGCTGGGAGCACGGATGCTGCGCCGGGGCTTCAGCTACGACCTGGGCTGGGACGCCGACGGCCGCAGGCAGGCGGGCCTGCTCTTCACCGCCTGGCAGGCCGATCCGCGCACCGGGTTCACGGCGGTGCAGCGCAACCTCGACGAGGGCGGGGACGCGCTCGGCGCCTACGTCAGACACGAGGGCAGCGCACTGTTCGCGGCGCCGCCGGTGCGGGAGGGGGAGCCCCGTGTGGCGCACACCCTGCTGTGA
- the pabB gene encoding aminodeoxychorismate synthase component I, with protein sequence MHTLLIDNYDSYTYNLFQLIAATTGVEPEVCRNDDPRLLGSGPDPDAVVVSPGPGRPDRPSDLGHASAFLTRTRAPVLGVCLGHQALGWLAGSPVVPSPRPRHGAVECVLHNGRNLFTGLPQGFPAVRYHSLCLPDGVKEHLDVDARTEDGVVMGVSDPRRAWWGVQFHPESVATEHGARLVGNFFSLARPTARGGSALGKGRAADPAVRRAPSPETRPRTPWLLRWRRLERAPEAEYLFRLLFADLPYAYWLDSSRLVEGFSRFSFLGAPSGPDAEVLTYDAGAGRLRVGDGEGAPRHTEEGSVFDLLEARLSAARTPSPRELPFDFNGGYVGYMGYEAKADCGSPNRHTAHTPDALWMSATRTVAVDHRDGATWLLASCRDLPASVEAADQWLDSVQALAEGGVRHSRPAPAAPDPVEPTPFLRRRRAGYLADVHSCLEELRAGESYEICLTNEVSLPCSGDPLETYLRMRRANPAPYGAFLRAGPASVLCSSPERFLRVGEDGTAESKPMKGTAPRHPDPAADARLRASLARDPKTRAENLMIVDLVRNDLGRVCEVGGVSVPRYMQVESYTSVHQLVSTVEGRLRPGVGAVGAARACFPGGSMTGAPKLRTMEIIERLEGRARGVYSGSLGYFALSGAADLNIVIRTAVVADGRMTVGAGGAIVLDSDPEAEFQEMVLKARAGLCGTRADETGPADSEPGPSPRPSRASRDTAR encoded by the coding sequence ATGCACACGTTGCTCATCGACAACTACGACTCCTACACCTACAACCTCTTCCAGCTGATAGCGGCCACGACCGGGGTCGAACCCGAGGTGTGCCGCAACGACGACCCGCGGCTCCTGGGCTCCGGTCCCGACCCCGACGCCGTGGTGGTCTCACCCGGCCCGGGGCGCCCGGACCGGCCCTCCGACCTCGGACACGCCTCCGCGTTCCTGACCCGCACACGCGCGCCCGTGCTCGGCGTGTGCCTGGGCCACCAGGCCCTCGGCTGGCTGGCGGGCAGCCCCGTCGTCCCCTCGCCCCGACCCAGGCACGGCGCGGTCGAGTGCGTCCTGCACAACGGCCGCAACCTGTTCACCGGCCTCCCCCAGGGGTTCCCGGCGGTGCGCTACCACTCCCTGTGCCTGCCGGACGGGGTCAAGGAGCACCTCGACGTGGACGCCCGGACCGAGGACGGCGTCGTCATGGGCGTCAGCGACCCCCGGCGCGCGTGGTGGGGGGTGCAGTTCCACCCGGAGTCGGTCGCCACCGAGCACGGAGCCCGGCTGGTGGGGAACTTCTTCTCACTGGCCCGCCCCACGGCGCGCGGCGGATCGGCGCTCGGGAAGGGGAGGGCCGCCGACCCCGCGGTGCGGCGCGCGCCCTCCCCGGAGACCCGCCCCCGGACGCCCTGGCTGCTGCGGTGGCGGCGGCTGGAGCGCGCGCCGGAGGCCGAGTACCTCTTCCGCCTCCTGTTCGCGGACCTGCCGTACGCCTACTGGCTCGACAGCAGCCGCCTGGTCGAGGGGTTCTCCCGCTTCTCCTTCCTCGGGGCGCCGTCGGGGCCGGACGCCGAGGTCCTGACCTACGACGCCGGTGCGGGCCGCCTGCGCGTCGGCGACGGGGAGGGCGCCCCGAGGCACACCGAGGAGGGGTCGGTCTTCGACCTGCTGGAGGCGCGCCTGTCCGCCGCGCGCACCCCCTCCCCGCGCGAGCTGCCCTTCGACTTCAACGGCGGTTACGTGGGCTACATGGGCTACGAGGCCAAGGCGGACTGCGGGTCCCCCAACCGCCACACCGCGCACACCCCGGACGCGCTGTGGATGTCGGCCACCAGGACCGTGGCCGTCGACCACCGGGACGGCGCCACCTGGCTGCTGGCCTCCTGCCGCGACCTGCCCGCCTCGGTGGAGGCGGCCGACCAGTGGCTGGACAGCGTCCAGGCGCTGGCGGAGGGAGGCGTGCGGCACTCCCGGCCCGCCCCCGCGGCCCCGGACCCGGTGGAGCCGACGCCGTTCCTGAGGCGTCGGCGCGCGGGGTACCTGGCGGACGTGCACTCCTGCCTGGAGGAGCTCAGGGCGGGGGAGAGCTACGAGATCTGCCTGACCAACGAGGTCAGCCTCCCCTGCTCGGGCGACCCGTTGGAGACCTACCTGCGGATGCGCCGGGCCAATCCGGCCCCCTACGGGGCCTTCCTCCGCGCGGGGCCCGCGAGCGTGCTGTGCTCGTCACCGGAGCGCTTCCTGCGGGTGGGCGAGGACGGCACCGCCGAGTCCAAGCCGATGAAGGGGACCGCGCCGCGCCACCCCGATCCGGCCGCCGACGCCCGGCTGCGCGCGTCCCTGGCGCGGGACCCCAAGACGCGCGCGGAGAACCTCATGATCGTGGACCTGGTCCGCAATGACCTGGGACGCGTGTGCGAGGTGGGCGGGGTGAGCGTCCCCCGCTACATGCAGGTCGAGTCCTACACCTCCGTGCACCAGCTCGTCAGCACGGTCGAGGGCAGGCTCAGGCCGGGGGTGGGGGCCGTCGGGGCGGCACGCGCCTGCTTCCCCGGCGGATCGATGACCGGCGCCCCCAAACTCCGCACGATGGAGATCATCGAACGCCTGGAGGGACGGGCCCGCGGAGTTTACTCGGGCTCGCTGGGGTACTTCGCCCTGAGCGGGGCGGCCGACCTGAACATCGTCATCCGCACGGCGGTGGTCGCCGACGGCCGGATGACCGTGGGAGCGGGGGGCGCCATCGTCCTGGACTCCGACCCCGAAGCCGAGTTCCAGGAGATGGTCCTCAAGGCCCGGGCCGGACTGTGCGGAACCCGGGCGGACGAGACCGGACCGGCCGACTCCGAACCCGGACCCTCCCCGCGGCCGTCGCGCGCGAGCCGCGACACCGCGCGGTGA
- a CDS encoding phosphatidylserine decarboxylase, translated as MPQDQIQDIDEFVALIESWYREDFGGFATMYDAAIRHVRPVPEDAPEEVRHDWRGRTINDLCDFFREWERWRPGVSNGLDYIEKFSWISYENDYGMVFLTSGPGCRMTALFTELQGRYMDSDASLGLVDEWMRELGPRMDDYVVPAGGYRNFNEFFVRGVKRGKRPVDAPGDGSVVVAPADCVVNMIVGELTEETRIPVKTVTMNVRQLLDGSDYASRFVGGTAVSCFLLPKSYHRYHSPVAGRVVESRDDVGGVYYGMRNFPDMLNKGNIGYGYDYSMFEHFRRGYLVIATGGNGNGLVGMVPVGLNSIASVEFRQKFAKVTREDPVDVDKGEEIGCFKYGGSLNILLFEKGRFPALQLLQGQRIGNFEDPETSPAFFTGSWRTPSRRLGS; from the coding sequence TTGCCGCAGGACCAGATCCAGGACATCGACGAATTCGTCGCACTGATCGAGAGCTGGTACAGGGAGGATTTCGGGGGCTTCGCCACCATGTACGACGCCGCGATCAGGCACGTGCGGCCGGTCCCCGAAGACGCACCGGAGGAGGTCCGCCACGACTGGCGCGGAAGGACGATCAACGACCTGTGCGACTTCTTCCGCGAGTGGGAGAGGTGGCGGCCGGGTGTCTCCAACGGGCTGGACTACATCGAGAAGTTCAGCTGGATCAGCTACGAGAACGACTACGGCATGGTCTTCCTCACCTCCGGCCCCGGATGCCGGATGACCGCGCTCTTCACGGAGTTGCAGGGGCGCTACATGGACTCCGATGCATCCCTCGGCCTGGTGGACGAGTGGATGAGGGAACTCGGGCCGCGGATGGACGACTACGTCGTCCCGGCCGGCGGCTACAGGAACTTCAACGAGTTCTTCGTCCGCGGGGTCAAACGGGGAAAGCGGCCGGTCGACGCGCCCGGTGACGGGTCCGTGGTGGTCGCTCCGGCCGACTGCGTCGTCAACATGATCGTCGGCGAACTGACCGAGGAGACGCGGATCCCGGTCAAGACGGTCACCATGAACGTCAGGCAGCTGCTCGACGGATCCGACTACGCCAGCAGGTTCGTCGGCGGCACGGCGGTGTCCTGCTTCCTACTGCCCAAGTCGTACCACCGGTACCACTCCCCCGTCGCGGGGCGCGTGGTGGAATCACGCGACGACGTCGGCGGAGTCTACTACGGAATGCGCAATTTCCCCGACATGCTCAACAAGGGCAACATCGGATACGGGTACGACTACAGCATGTTCGAGCATTTCCGCCGGGGCTATCTCGTCATCGCCACGGGCGGGAACGGCAACGGTCTCGTCGGAATGGTCCCCGTCGGCCTGAACTCGATCGCCTCCGTCGAGTTCAGGCAGAAATTCGCCAAAGTGACTCGCGAGGACCCCGTCGACGTGGACAAGGGGGAGGAGATCGGGTGTTTCAAGTACGGCGGTTCGCTGAACATCCTCCTGTTCGAGAAGGGCAGGTTCCCCGCGCTCCAGCTCCTCCAGGGGCAGCGCATCGGGAACTTCGAGGATCCGGAGACGTCGCCGGCGTTCTTCACCGGCTCCTGGCGCACGCCCTCCCGGCGCCTCGGGTCGTGA
- a CDS encoding serine hydrolase domain-containing protein, with the protein MSLTPTGQDRPELHKTMREIVDSGFVGMQLRVHDEHGEWVGSAGARRLGEPERPPVDGHFRIGSATKNFVATTVLMLVAEGRIGLEDQVADHLSEFGLDRRITVRMLLQHTSGIFNHTGELYEDGTFAPGVVWAGREWVEDRFRTYPPQELVRLALSKPSRFEPGTDWSYANTNYVLARLLIERVTGRSLAEEMHRLFLGPLGMTGTVVPTTGTEVPEPHAHAYYRYEEDGGEKTVDVTRQNPSWISSGGDMISTTRDLQTYFSALMGGRLLPTELLAEMRTPEAKVGYGLGVFVQETDGGTLFHHNGGIAGSAALMYATADGGRILTASLTYVDDAELSLAQTFQEATRRLVEEVFGGGRTEAEDEAAEQDAGAARLTG; encoded by the coding sequence ATGTCCCTCACCCCCACCGGGCAGGACCGCCCGGAACTGCACAAGACCATGCGGGAGATCGTCGACTCCGGTTTCGTCGGGATGCAGCTGCGCGTGCACGACGAGCACGGCGAGTGGGTCGGCAGCGCCGGGGCGCGCAGGCTGGGCGAGCCGGAGCGGCCGCCGGTCGACGGGCACTTCCGGATCGGCAGCGCCACCAAGAACTTCGTCGCGACCACGGTGCTCATGCTGGTGGCCGAGGGCAGGATCGGACTGGAGGACCAGGTGGCCGACCACCTGTCCGAGTTCGGGCTGGACCGGCGGATCACGGTGCGGATGCTGCTCCAGCACACCAGCGGGATCTTCAACCACACCGGCGAGCTCTACGAGGACGGGACGTTCGCGCCGGGGGTCGTCTGGGCGGGCCGGGAGTGGGTGGAGGACCGGTTCCGGACCTACCCGCCGCAGGAGCTGGTGAGGCTGGCGCTGTCCAAGCCGTCCCGGTTCGAGCCGGGGACGGACTGGAGCTACGCCAACACCAACTACGTACTGGCCAGGCTGCTGATCGAACGGGTTACCGGCCGCTCGCTCGCCGAGGAGATGCACCGGCTGTTCCTGGGGCCGCTGGGGATGACCGGCACCGTGGTGCCGACCACCGGGACGGAGGTCCCCGAGCCGCACGCCCACGCCTACTACCGGTACGAGGAGGACGGCGGGGAGAAGACGGTGGACGTCACCCGGCAGAACCCCTCCTGGATCTCCAGCGGCGGTGACATGATCTCGACCACCCGGGACCTGCAGACGTACTTCTCCGCGCTGATGGGCGGCAGGCTCCTGCCGACCGAGCTGTTGGCCGAGATGCGCACGCCGGAGGCGAAGGTCGGCTACGGCCTGGGGGTGTTCGTCCAGGAGACGGACGGCGGCACCCTCTTCCACCACAACGGCGGTATCGCGGGCTCGGCGGCGCTGATGTACGCCACGGCCGACGGCGGCAGGATCCTGACCGCCTCGCTGACCTATGTGGACGACGCCGAGCTGTCCCTGGCGCAGACGTTCCAGGAGGCGACGCGGAGGCTCGTCGAGGAGGTGTTCGGCGGCGGGCGGACCGAGGCGGAGGACGAGGCGGCCGAGCAGGACGCCGGAGCGGCGCGGTTGACGGGCTGA
- a CDS encoding SigB/SigF/SigG family RNA polymerase sigma factor produces MSTTLNKDTVSQADTDHTTLVPRTRTSSPVKEIPAEELLAELHGLDDDDPRAVRLREEVVVRYQPLVNKLARRYNGRGEPLEDLKQTAMVGLVKAIRGYRPDRGKPFISYLMPTVTGEIKRHFRDHTWAIRVPRRHQENRIKLRQVLNTFQQTHARVPTNAEIAKEMGLDEEEVVELVQASESYRSLSLDAPDSSDSDGQEGSRLEDHLGSEDEGLERVVQRESLKPALARLPEREREILKLRFFGDHTQTEIADRMGYSQMHVSRLLKNTLEQLREDVGERGPARG; encoded by the coding sequence TTGTCCACCACGTTGAACAAGGACACCGTGTCGCAGGCCGACACCGACCACACGACCCTCGTCCCCAGGACGCGCACGTCCTCGCCGGTTAAGGAGATCCCGGCCGAGGAACTCCTCGCCGAACTCCACGGTCTGGACGACGACGACCCGCGCGCGGTCAGGCTGCGCGAGGAGGTCGTGGTCCGCTACCAGCCGCTGGTCAACAAGCTCGCCCGCCGCTACAACGGCCGAGGTGAGCCGTTGGAGGACCTCAAGCAGACCGCCATGGTCGGCCTGGTCAAGGCCATCCGCGGCTACCGGCCCGACCGCGGCAAGCCCTTCATCTCCTACCTGATGCCCACGGTCACCGGTGAGATCAAGCGGCACTTCCGCGACCACACCTGGGCGATCCGGGTTCCCAGGCGTCACCAGGAGAACCGGATCAAGCTGCGCCAGGTCCTCAACACCTTCCAGCAGACCCACGCGCGCGTCCCCACCAACGCCGAGATCGCCAAGGAGATGGGGCTGGACGAGGAGGAGGTCGTCGAGCTGGTCCAGGCCTCGGAGTCCTACCGCTCCCTCTCGCTGGACGCCCCCGACTCCTCCGACTCCGACGGCCAGGAGGGCTCCCGCCTGGAGGACCACCTGGGCAGCGAGGACGAGGGCCTGGAGCGGGTCGTGCAGCGCGAGTCGCTCAAGCCCGCCCTGGCCCGTCTGCCCGAGCGCGAGCGCGAGATCCTCAAGCTGCGCTTCTTCGGCGACCACACCCAGACCGAGATCGCCGACCGCATGGGCTACTCCCAGATGCACGTCTCCCGGCTGCTGAAGAACACCCTGGAGCAGCTGCGCGAGGACGTGGGCGAGCGCGGTCCCGCCCGGGGCTGA
- a CDS encoding helix-turn-helix transcriptional regulator, with protein MTSTHEHVDQLPVPCAPENGPPLIPLCDREHETMVVGPDSPSTEATLRALRSMDCTAGVLAHFDCPAEAIAHLGRRGWDFVFHVRRSGAEDTAALREAARGARGKHLSVLSASDRSPGCPLNETGTDALVSVDELSPADLHFAFWQLERGRVYLSPGLVDRAAAHGRRLHGVPGPATRLTERERQTLALMARGLENKEIAAQLRISLHGAKRNVAQVLTKLDCTNRTMAVVKAMSGTACGLDHLARGN; from the coding sequence ATGACCTCCACCCATGAGCACGTCGACCAGCTTCCCGTTCCCTGCGCCCCGGAGAACGGCCCGCCCCTGATCCCCCTGTGCGACCGCGAGCACGAGACCATGGTGGTCGGGCCCGACTCGCCCAGTACCGAGGCCACCCTGCGCGCGCTGCGCTCCATGGACTGCACCGCGGGCGTCCTGGCCCACTTCGACTGTCCCGCCGAGGCCATCGCGCACCTGGGCCGGCGCGGATGGGACTTCGTCTTCCACGTCCGCCGGTCCGGCGCCGAGGACACGGCGGCCCTGCGCGAGGCGGCCCGGGGGGCACGGGGCAAACACCTGTCCGTGCTGTCGGCGTCCGACCGTTCACCGGGGTGCCCGCTCAACGAGACCGGCACGGACGCCCTGGTCTCGGTGGACGAGCTGTCCCCGGCCGACCTGCACTTCGCCTTCTGGCAGCTCGAACGGGGCCGCGTCTACCTTTCCCCCGGTCTGGTCGACCGGGCCGCCGCCCACGGGCGGCGCCTGCACGGCGTGCCGGGCCCGGCCACCCGCCTGACCGAACGCGAACGCCAGACGCTGGCCCTCATGGCGCGCGGGCTGGAGAACAAGGAGATCGCCGCCCAGCTGCGGATCTCCCTGCACGGGGCCAAACGCAACGTCGCGCAGGTCCTGACCAAGCTCGACTGCACCAACCGGACCATGGCCGTGGTCAAGGCGATGAGCGGGACGGCGTGCGGACTCGACCACCTGGCGCGGGGGAACTGA
- a CDS encoding ribosomal protein L7/L12, whose amino-acid sequence MAGFFERLLGPEPVRRPIDQGTVDEAQALVRAGRKVEAIKLVRERTGAGLAEAKHVVDAVEQGHRIPVEPTPGQSLADRARELLAQDRAADAVTTVSRETGMTEAEASRFVDCLDR is encoded by the coding sequence ATGGCCGGTTTCTTCGAACGTCTCCTCGGCCCCGAGCCCGTGAGAAGGCCGATCGACCAGGGCACGGTCGACGAGGCGCAGGCCCTCGTGCGGGCGGGCCGCAAGGTCGAGGCCATCAAGCTCGTGCGCGAGCGCACCGGCGCGGGACTGGCCGAGGCCAAGCACGTCGTCGACGCCGTCGAGCAGGGCCACCGGATCCCGGTCGAGCCCACGCCCGGTCAGAGCCTCGCCGACCGGGCCCGGGAGCTGCTCGCCCAGGACCGCGCGGCCGACGCCGTCACGACGGTCTCCCGCGAGACCGGGATGACCGAGGCCGAGGCCTCCCGCTTCGTCGACTGCCTCGACCGCTGA